From a region of the Mucilaginibacter auburnensis genome:
- a CDS encoding hybrid sensor histidine kinase/response regulator, translating to MAEKIKILYLDDEIDNLTGFKATFRLDYQVFTAVNVQGALDYLSQHPDIRIVFCDQRMPGKTGVEFFEEIRIAFPAPIRILITAYTDVESVIDAINRGNIFRFIRKPWDAAEVISAIDEANKFYQANSVLTIKNEELRKAYAELDKFAYSVSHDIRGPLSGVLGAINAAREIHDINEMKEMLFLMEKSLKKLDNYIISMHDYYSLQRGELRITDVDFNQLADELRDVFKVMAGTGSVDFNITVDQREPFRSDIGPLKLVLNNLLSNAFKYQDKGSDEKKVELTILVFRGVAQIEVKDTGIGILGSHISEIFTLFYRASSQQAGSGFGLYNVKSALLKLNGNIEVNSALNKGTTFKVTIPTK from the coding sequence ATGGCAGAGAAGATAAAAATACTGTACCTCGACGACGAGATAGATAACTTGACGGGCTTTAAAGCCACATTTAGGTTGGACTATCAGGTTTTTACTGCTGTTAACGTACAGGGAGCGTTAGACTATCTTTCACAACACCCCGACATCAGGATAGTATTTTGCGACCAACGAATGCCCGGCAAAACAGGTGTGGAATTTTTTGAAGAAATACGAATTGCTTTTCCTGCTCCTATCCGCATACTTATTACGGCTTATACCGATGTTGAGTCTGTTATTGATGCTATTAACCGCGGCAACATATTCAGGTTTATCAGAAAACCATGGGATGCAGCGGAAGTAATTTCCGCAATTGATGAGGCTAACAAGTTTTATCAGGCTAATTCAGTACTCACCATCAAAAATGAAGAGCTGCGTAAAGCTTATGCCGAGCTGGACAAGTTTGCTTACAGTGTGAGTCACGATATACGCGGACCATTATCCGGCGTTTTAGGCGCCATTAACGCTGCAAGGGAAATACATGACATTAATGAGATGAAAGAGATGCTTTTCCTTATGGAAAAGTCTCTTAAAAAGCTGGACAACTACATCATCTCTATGCATGATTACTATAGTTTACAACGTGGAGAACTTCGCATTACTGACGTTGACTTTAACCAGCTGGCAGATGAGCTGAGGGATGTTTTTAAAGTAATGGCCGGTACGGGCAGTGTTGATTTTAATATAACGGTTGATCAAAGAGAGCCTTTTAGAAGCGATATTGGACCATTAAAGTTAGTATTGAACAACCTGCTTTCTAACGCGTTTAAATACCAGGACAAGGGCAGTGACGAAAAAAAGGTTGAATTGACCATACTGGTTTTCAGAGGAGTGGCCCAAATAGAGGTGAAAGATACCGGCATTGGTATTTTAGGCAGCCACATAAGCGAAATTTTTACACTTTTTTATCGTGCAAGTTCGCAACAGGCAGGTTCGGGCTTTGGCTTGTATAACGTTAAAAGCGCTTTGTTGAAGTTAAATGGCAACATTGAAGTAAACTCTGCACTTAACAAAGGCACCACATTTAAGGTAACTATCCCTACTAAATAA
- a CDS encoding response regulator, whose amino-acid sequence MNLSFIVIDDTELDQFIAKRMIGQAGKHFEVKSFYEARSAFEFIKSESELLSADVATLVLLDMYMPVMNGYDFLEAFETLDPKVQDKYYIVALTSSVDRTDNARFRSYKSVKGVLCKPLSATDLTSVITRMIAEKGIVIP is encoded by the coding sequence ATGAACCTCTCTTTTATAGTGATTGACGATACCGAACTTGATCAGTTCATAGCCAAAAGAATGATTGGCCAGGCGGGTAAACACTTTGAGGTTAAAAGCTTTTACGAGGCGCGGTCTGCATTTGAATTTATAAAAAGTGAAAGTGAACTATTAAGTGCAGATGTGGCTACACTTGTTTTGCTTGATATGTATATGCCGGTAATGAACGGCTATGACTTTTTAGAGGCCTTTGAAACACTTGACCCAAAAGTACAAGACAAGTATTATATTGTAGCCCTGACATCGTCTGTTGATAGAACAGATAACGCGCGCTTCAGATCATACAAAAGTGTAAAAGGTGTGCTGTGCAAGCCGCTATCAGCAACAGACCTTACAAGTGTGATAACCCGCATGATAGCCGAAAAAGGGATCGTAATCCCTTAA
- a CDS encoding response regulator, whose protein sequence is MAEKKIAILYVDDEENNLFSFKSVFRIKYQVYTALSGEEALKIMAEKPIEIIITDQRMPNMTGVEFLEQVIGKFPDPMRILLTGYTDMNAVVDAVNKGKIFHYLTKPWNEQELDDTIAQAYAIYLQKQKLKEENEQLGTSNDQLEFLLRQRLLS, encoded by the coding sequence ATGGCCGAAAAAAAGATAGCGATACTTTATGTAGACGACGAAGAGAACAACCTGTTTTCGTTTAAATCTGTATTCAGGATCAAATATCAGGTGTACACTGCGCTAAGCGGTGAAGAAGCGCTCAAAATAATGGCCGAAAAGCCGATCGAGATCATTATTACAGACCAGCGTATGCCCAATATGACTGGTGTTGAGTTTTTGGAGCAGGTAATTGGAAAATTTCCTGACCCTATGCGCATACTTCTTACCGGTTACACTGATATGAACGCGGTTGTTGACGCGGTTAATAAAGGAAAGATATTTCACTATCTTACTAAACCGTGGAACGAGCAGGAACTTGATGATACAATTGCTCAGGCTTATGCTATTTACCTGCAAAAACAAAAACTAAAAGAGGAGAATGAGCAGTTGGGAACTTCTAATGATCAGTTAGAGTTTTTGCTGAGGCAAAGACTGCTGTCATAA
- a CDS encoding carboxymuconolactone decarboxylase family protein, whose translation MNETTETISELLQTLGLDNSYRNASLSLLEKGESRYVRDLKLNFTSTLTSAHLTEKECALLGLSTAVNNNNTPLINFYTATAEKNGATAEEIAEAVGCASLLASNNVFYRFRHFTQKEKYSQIPARIRMQLMMKPVTGKEFFELMSLTISAVNGCEMCVNAHEDSLIKLGTTEERIFDAVRIGSLVTSFGKVIF comes from the coding sequence ATGAACGAAACTACCGAAACAATAAGCGAGTTGTTACAAACGTTAGGGTTAGATAACAGCTACCGCAACGCCAGTTTAAGCTTGCTTGAAAAAGGTGAATCGCGTTATGTGCGCGATTTGAAACTTAATTTTACCAGCACGCTAACATCGGCTCATTTAACCGAGAAAGAGTGCGCGTTGCTCGGACTATCAACAGCAGTTAATAACAATAACACGCCCCTGATAAATTTTTATACCGCTACTGCGGAAAAAAATGGCGCAACTGCTGAAGAAATTGCAGAAGCTGTAGGCTGCGCATCACTGCTGGCCTCAAACAATGTGTTTTACCGTTTCAGGCACTTTACTCAAAAAGAAAAATATAGCCAGATACCTGCGCGCATACGCATGCAGTTAATGATGAAGCCTGTAACCGGTAAGGAGTTTTTTGAGCTGATGAGTTTAACAATTTCTGCAGTTAATGGCTGCGAAATGTGTGTTAACGCGCACGAAGATTCATTAATTAAGTTAGGCACTACCGAAGAACGCATTTTTGATGCTGTACGTATTGGCTCGCTGGTAACCTCGTTCGGAAAAGTAATATTTTAA
- a CDS encoding peroxiredoxin: protein MITIGQKFPAFSKTAVVSLEKGKEFETLTSDYLVNDDNVWTVMFWWPKDFTFVCPTEIAEFNKNYGEFRDRETRLIGASTDSEFVHAAWRTHHDDLRDLKFPMLADTSKSLAEELGILEPNEKIAYRATFIIDPTGIVRWVCVNDLSVGRNVKEVLRVLDGLQTDELCPCNWEKGQETLTV from the coding sequence ATGATTACAATAGGTCAAAAATTTCCTGCTTTTTCAAAAACAGCTGTTGTTAGCTTAGAGAAAGGTAAAGAGTTTGAAACATTAACTTCAGACTACCTAGTTAACGATGATAACGTATGGACAGTTATGTTCTGGTGGCCAAAAGACTTTACTTTTGTTTGCCCTACAGAGATTGCTGAATTTAACAAAAACTATGGTGAATTCCGCGACCGTGAAACCCGTTTAATTGGTGCTTCAACCGATTCAGAATTTGTTCACGCTGCATGGAGAACGCATCATGATGATCTGCGCGATCTTAAATTCCCAATGTTGGCTGATACTTCAAAATCATTAGCAGAGGAGTTAGGCATCTTAGAACCAAACGAAAAGATTGCTTACCGCGCTACGTTCATTATTGATCCTACCGGCATTGTACGTTGGGTTTGCGTTAACGATTTGAGCGTTGGCCGTAATGTTAAAGAAGTTTTGCGCGTGTTAGACGGTTTGCAAACCGATGAGCTTTGCCCTTGCAACTGGGAAAAAGGCCAGGAAACTTTAACAGTATAA
- a CDS encoding LytR/AlgR family response regulator transcription factor, whose amino-acid sequence MNCIIIDDEPLALELLEDNISRVENLHLVASCRSATQALQLMQDREIDLIFCDIQMPGINGLQFVKSLAQKPLIIFVTAYQEFALDGFELDVVDYLLKPVSFERFLKACNKAQQQFELTRKQPEAKSDTSRKYIFLYADYNLIKVNHDDITYIEGLKDYVKIHRVSNPKAIISRVTIKSLESQLPGDTFFRVHKSYIVNLDHVHSIRKGRIKIADAEIPYSDSFKDIITQMTGKINF is encoded by the coding sequence ATGAACTGTATAATAATTGACGACGAGCCATTGGCGCTTGAACTGCTGGAAGACAATATAAGCCGTGTAGAAAACCTGCACCTGGTGGCTAGTTGCCGGTCGGCTACTCAGGCTTTGCAACTCATGCAGGATAGAGAGATCGACCTTATATTTTGCGATATACAAATGCCGGGTATAAACGGATTGCAGTTTGTTAAAAGCCTGGCACAAAAACCACTCATAATTTTTGTTACCGCTTATCAGGAATTTGCGCTTGACGGGTTTGAGTTGGACGTGGTTGATTATCTACTAAAGCCGGTATCGTTTGAACGGTTTTTGAAGGCTTGTAATAAAGCGCAGCAACAGTTTGAGTTAACACGCAAACAACCCGAAGCGAAATCAGACACTTCAAGAAAATACATATTTCTGTATGCTGACTATAACCTGATAAAAGTAAATCATGATGATATTACTTACATTGAAGGGTTAAAAGACTATGTTAAGATACACCGAGTTAGCAATCCCAAGGCTATTATATCTCGCGTTACCATAAAATCGTTAGAAAGCCAACTGCCGGGTGATACATTTTTCAGGGTGCATAAATCATATATAGTTAATCTTGATCATGTGCATTCTATACGGAAAGGCCGCATTAAAATTGCTGATGCAGAGATACCATACAGCGATAGTTTTAAGGATATCATTACACAAATGACCGGGAAAATAAATTTCTAA
- a CDS encoding sensor histidine kinase → MKKLISWRWIQYVLPSIIWFSLLVLPFLGRDENSPIPIELHRRFVMGVITSNLALLIVFYVHTYVVYPLINKKRALYILSFVLLMGAYWIYWAYLRPNPYEGMRMRPWQTRFNDSTQRGSFGPRAQVFRYELKDSANRTNTNEYHGPMPDRSRDTNSFRQGGPRINVYRFSRGPRYMYLDLLSPLIAILLSVCYRIIIDNRAKQQLLKERETAHLKSELTFLRSQISPHFIFNVLNNLVALARKKSDALEPAIVSLSQLMRYMLYESDDAKVLLGKEVEYIKSFISLQMLRFRDTVKTNLNVEGNIDFYAIEPMLLIPFVENAFKHGTGTLETAVIDISLSVNEEKRIMHFNVTNDVGPADDSKDSNSGIGIANVRRRLAILYPNKHELTISNTPDKFTVDLTIHLAE, encoded by the coding sequence ATGAAAAAACTGATTAGTTGGCGCTGGATACAATACGTGCTTCCATCAATAATATGGTTTAGCCTTTTAGTACTTCCTTTTTTAGGCCGGGACGAGAACAGCCCTATTCCTATTGAGCTGCATCGCAGGTTTGTTATGGGGGTTATAACCTCAAACCTGGCGCTACTTATTGTTTTCTATGTACACACCTACGTAGTATATCCCCTAATCAACAAAAAAAGAGCATTGTATATCCTTTCCTTTGTTTTATTAATGGGTGCCTACTGGATCTATTGGGCTTATTTGCGGCCAAACCCATATGAGGGTATGAGGATGCGGCCATGGCAAACCCGTTTTAACGACAGTACGCAACGAGGAAGTTTCGGGCCGCGTGCTCAAGTATTCAGATATGAATTGAAGGATAGCGCTAACAGAACAAACACGAATGAATATCACGGCCCAATGCCTGACAGGTCTCGCGATACAAATAGTTTCAGGCAAGGCGGCCCCCGCATAAATGTATACCGTTTCAGCCGCGGGCCAAGATACATGTATCTTGATCTGCTATCGCCACTGATAGCTATTTTATTGAGCGTTTGTTACCGTATAATAATTGATAATAGGGCCAAACAACAGCTTTTAAAAGAGCGCGAAACAGCTCATCTTAAATCAGAATTAACATTCTTGCGCTCACAGATCAGCCCTCACTTTATATTTAATGTACTGAATAACCTGGTGGCGCTTGCGCGAAAGAAATCAGACGCGTTAGAACCTGCAATAGTCAGCCTGTCGCAACTGATGAGGTACATGTTATATGAAAGTGATGACGCAAAGGTGTTATTAGGGAAGGAAGTTGAATACATAAAAAGCTTTATCAGCCTGCAAATGCTTCGCTTTAGAGATACCGTTAAAACCAATCTGAATGTAGAAGGGAATATTGATTTTTACGCTATTGAACCAATGTTGCTCATTCCTTTTGTTGAAAACGCATTCAAACATGGAACCGGTACCCTCGAGACAGCGGTTATTGATATCAGTTTATCTGTAAACGAGGAGAAACGTATAATGCACTTCAATGTAACCAATGACGTTGGCCCGGCTGATGACTCTAAAGACAGCAACTCTGGCATTGGTATAGCAAATGTGCGCAGGCGGCTTGCAATTTTGTATCCGAACAAGCACGAACTCACTATTTCAAACACACCCGATAAATTTACTGTAGACCTTACCATTCATTTAGCAGAGTAA
- a CDS encoding outer membrane beta-barrel protein: MKKLLLLAVGLLFSCSLFAQQPAQALPEPLPSREVSGVVKDAKGETIIGASVKLVSAKDSLVAATNEDGIFIFKDVKLATFVLTVKFVGQATEIRRYKQNDVIKRIVLDPIEMHDEGKLLEVVTVNGQPSITYKTDTVEYRASDYKVRANATVDEMLKKAEGFEVGTDGSVTFQGQSVTKARLNGKDYAGGDVAQAIQSLPADIVDKFQVVDDYGDQAGRTGIKTGDPTKVLNLTTRADRSVGNIIRASANVGSRERHEERVSVQRLNGNQVIGINGTISNTLNGIPTFNQNGVIQVNGSGGNTVSGNPSINYRDQLSKTLQVNGSYGYNFSNGTTTNNTEDLTLYRQPDGSSKEVFSTTNSKNLNNNKTHRVSMEFEFTPDSSNFFRITPSFSYANSSSTNMQDQTQKGFINQINNSNNKTSSSTPTYGIIAFYQYIFKKNHRRNLSIQFNLTNADQSQEREQNSLVQSTDGTVIKNPFIHRIITTDNFSKNYRASITYVEPLGAYSQLEFNGSSNYRGYDNSLLTDSLNDQGAATRLDYASNVYNYSFTESRANLNYRLVKTKFNISLGATAIPTHMEGVNVSRGNIQTVRNNFFLVPLLRFQYQWSRQQQLAINYSGTPSEPSFDQIQPVPDLSQAPNRTIGNPDLKPAFRHTVSVRYNNYIANSRLNLSANINGSLNNNQIVTDSRVIATASGAGRETRYVNMNGGKTVSGTYNISKSFSDRRYTLMLDGRASYNYTVGLSNGLATNGTTYTFSERFGPRINPNDVIEINPTVRHTLTRTFSSLGGAANNNVTYLSANLEGRVYFGKDRSWAFEYDLSKNYVKGLQSNVAANPFVANAYLEKQLFAKRNGVLRISMYDIFNQNNFINRAQKNNGNGWTDTRSSLFSQYIMVGFTLNLQKWSGTPQRGGRTLQRRGDGSFIY; the protein is encoded by the coding sequence ATGAAGAAACTATTACTACTGGCTGTGGGGCTTTTATTCTCATGCAGCTTATTTGCCCAGCAGCCGGCACAAGCGTTGCCAGAACCACTTCCCTCGCGCGAAGTGAGCGGCGTGGTTAAAGACGCTAAAGGCGAAACCATTATTGGTGCCAGCGTTAAGCTGGTATCTGCAAAAGACTCACTTGTTGCCGCAACCAATGAAGATGGTATTTTCATCTTTAAAGATGTAAAGCTGGCTACTTTTGTGTTAACGGTAAAATTTGTTGGTCAGGCTACAGAGATAAGGAGGTACAAGCAAAATGATGTTATCAAACGAATTGTTCTTGATCCGATTGAAATGCATGATGAGGGTAAATTGCTTGAGGTAGTTACGGTAAATGGCCAACCAAGTATCACTTATAAAACAGATACCGTAGAATACCGCGCAAGCGATTATAAAGTACGTGCAAATGCCACTGTTGACGAAATGCTGAAAAAGGCTGAAGGCTTTGAAGTTGGCACAGATGGTTCTGTAACCTTCCAGGGCCAATCGGTAACTAAAGCCCGTTTAAATGGAAAAGACTATGCAGGCGGAGATGTAGCTCAGGCAATACAATCATTACCGGCAGATATTGTAGACAAATTTCAGGTAGTTGATGACTACGGCGACCAGGCTGGCCGTACCGGTATTAAAACCGGCGATCCAACTAAAGTACTTAACCTAACAACCCGTGCTGACAGATCTGTTGGTAACATTATTCGGGCAAGCGCCAATGTCGGGTCGCGTGAAAGGCATGAAGAACGGGTAAGTGTACAACGCCTCAACGGCAATCAGGTAATAGGCATCAATGGTACAATCTCAAACACGCTTAACGGTATACCAACGTTTAACCAAAATGGTGTTATACAAGTTAACGGCAGTGGAGGTAACACCGTTAGCGGTAACCCATCTATAAACTATCGTGATCAATTGAGTAAAACGTTACAAGTTAACGGTAGTTATGGTTACAACTTCTCAAATGGCACCACTACCAATAATACAGAGGACCTAACCCTTTACAGGCAACCAGACGGTAGCAGTAAAGAGGTTTTTTCAACTACAAATAGTAAAAATCTGAACAACAATAAAACTCATCGCGTAAGCATGGAGTTTGAGTTTACTCCAGACAGCTCTAACTTTTTCCGGATAACTCCAAGTTTTAGCTATGCTAATTCTTCCTCAACAAACATGCAGGATCAAACGCAAAAAGGTTTTATAAACCAAATCAATAACAGCAATAACAAAACAAGTTCTTCCACTCCAACTTATGGTATAATAGCTTTTTATCAGTATATATTTAAGAAAAACCACCGCCGAAATCTTTCTATTCAGTTTAATTTAACAAATGCTGATCAGTCACAAGAAAGAGAACAAAACTCCCTTGTACAAAGCACCGATGGTACTGTAATCAAAAATCCTTTTATTCATCGTATTATCACCACTGACAACTTTTCAAAAAACTATCGCGCAAGCATTACCTATGTAGAACCTTTAGGTGCTTACTCTCAATTAGAGTTTAACGGCTCAAGCAATTATCGCGGATACGACAATTCATTACTAACTGACAGTTTAAATGACCAAGGTGCTGCTACAAGGCTTGATTATGCTTCAAATGTTTACAATTATTCATTTACAGAGTCAAGGGCGAACCTTAACTATCGTTTGGTGAAAACTAAATTTAACATATCGCTTGGTGCAACTGCCATTCCAACACACATGGAAGGTGTTAACGTAAGCCGCGGAAATATTCAAACAGTCAGAAATAATTTCTTTCTGGTACCCTTGTTACGTTTCCAATATCAATGGTCTCGCCAACAACAGTTAGCTATCAATTATAGTGGTACACCAAGCGAACCGTCATTTGACCAAATACAACCTGTTCCTGATTTATCACAGGCTCCTAACCGTACAATAGGTAACCCGGATTTAAAACCAGCTTTCAGGCATACTGTTTCTGTGAGGTATAACAACTATATCGCTAATAGCAGACTTAACTTATCGGCAAACATTAATGGAAGTTTGAATAACAACCAGATAGTTACAGACTCGCGAGTTATTGCTACCGCAAGCGGCGCTGGTCGTGAAACGCGTTACGTTAACATGAATGGTGGTAAAACGGTATCAGGAACCTATAACATTTCTAAAAGTTTTAGCGACAGACGTTATACGTTGATGTTAGATGGCCGCGCCAGTTACAACTATACTGTTGGCTTAAGCAACGGCTTAGCAACTAATGGCACAACTTATACATTCTCTGAACGATTCGGCCCAAGAATAAATCCCAATGATGTAATTGAGATAAATCCAACAGTAAGGCACACTTTAACCCGCACATTTAGTAGCTTGGGCGGCGCTGCAAATAATAATGTAACTTACTTAAGCGCCAATTTAGAAGGGCGCGTATACTTTGGTAAAGACAGAAGCTGGGCTTTCGAGTACGACCTCAGCAAAAACTATGTAAAAGGGCTACAAAGCAATGTCGCTGCAAATCCATTTGTTGCAAACGCTTATCTTGAAAAGCAATTGTTTGCGAAACGTAACGGCGTTTTAAGGATATCAATGTATGACATATTCAATCAAAACAATTTTATCAACCGTGCGCAAAAAAACAATGGTAATGGCTGGACAGATACACGTTCAAGTTTGTTTAGCCAATACATAATGGTTGGCTTTACGCTTAACCTGCAAAAATGGAGCGGCACTCCACAAAGGGGCGGCAGAACATTGCAACGTCGCGGAGACGGTAGCTTTATCTACTAA
- a CDS encoding MBL fold metallo-hydrolase has translation MSVWVASLNSGSNGNCYYIGNEHEAVLIDAGISCRETEARMARLGLSMRKVSAIFISHEHSDHIRGLTVLAKKYNLPVYITPPTLFRSGLQIDGQLLRTFSAEEAVSVGSLSVIPFSKIHDAAHPHSFTVTCGDLKVGVFTDLGVVCENLISHFQQCHAAFLEANYDDDMLEQGRYPYHLKRRIRGGQGHLSNKQALALFESYRPSFMSHLFLSHLSKDNNCPDLALNLFKSRAATTEVIVASRYEETALYRITAAQTKLPPAKAQYVLF, from the coding sequence ATGAGTGTGTGGGTGGCTTCATTAAATTCGGGCAGTAACGGCAATTGTTATTACATAGGCAATGAACATGAAGCTGTGCTGATAGATGCAGGCATATCATGCCGCGAAACCGAAGCACGCATGGCACGCCTGGGTTTGTCAATGCGCAAGGTTAGCGCTATTTTCATTTCGCATGAGCATAGTGATCACATCCGCGGTTTAACTGTATTGGCTAAAAAATATAACCTCCCGGTTTACATTACCCCTCCTACCCTTTTTCGTTCCGGTTTGCAAATTGACGGACAGTTGTTGCGTACATTCAGCGCTGAAGAAGCAGTAAGTGTTGGAAGCTTATCTGTTATACCATTTAGTAAAATCCATGATGCAGCACATCCGCATAGCTTTACGGTAACTTGTGGTGATTTGAAGGTTGGGGTATTTACAGACCTCGGCGTTGTATGCGAAAACCTGATCTCTCATTTTCAGCAATGTCATGCAGCTTTTTTGGAAGCAAACTATGACGATGACATGTTGGAGCAAGGCCGGTATCCGTATCACTTAAAACGGCGTATACGTGGTGGCCAAGGCCATCTTTCCAACAAACAGGCCTTAGCACTTTTTGAAAGTTATCGGCCATCGTTCATGTCACACTTGTTTCTTTCCCATTTGTCAAAAGATAATAATTGCCCCGATCTTGCATTAAACTTGTTTAAAAGCCGCGCCGCAACTACTGAAGTGATTGTTGCTTCACGTTATGAAGAGACAGCTTTATACCGTATAACTGCTGCTCAGACAAAACTCCCTCCTGCAAAAGCGCAATACGTTCTTTTCTAA